In Catenulispora sp. GP43, the genomic window ACGCCGGCCTCGCTCGGCCTGCTCCTGGCCACCCTCCCGGCGGAGCGGCGCGCCGCCGGCGCGCGCCTGTGGGCGATGACCGGTGCGGTCGCGGCCGCCTTCGGGCCGGCGGTGGGCGGCGGGCTGGTGCAGATCTCCTGGCAGACCGCGTTCTGGATCAACGTCCCGATCGGCCTGGCGCTGACCTTCGCCGCGGTCCGGGTCGTGCCCGACGTCCGCCACAACGCCGACGCGCCCCGGCCGGACCTGCTCGGCGGGGCGGTCATCGCCGTGGCCATGGGCGCGCTCGTCCTCGGTCTGGTCCAGGGCAACGACTGGGGATGGGGCTCCGGTCCGGTGCTCGCCGCGTGGGCGGTGGCGGTCGTCGGCGTGGCCGCGTTCGTCTGGCTGATCACCCACCACGACGCCCCGGTGATCGATCCCGCGCTGCTGCGCATACCCTCCTTCGCCTGGGCGAACATCGCCCAACTGCTGTTCAACGCGGCGTTCGGCGTCGGTCTGCTCTCGCGCATCCTGTGGTTGCAGGAGCACTGGGGCTACTCCGCGGTCCGCACAGGGCTGGCCGTCGCGGTGGGTCCCGCGCTGGTGCCGGTCACCTCGCTGGCGGCCACCCGGCTCCTGCCGCGCGTGGCGCCGGGACGCCTCATCGCAGTGGGCTGCGTGCTCTTCGCCGCCGGCGGCATCTGGCAGGCCGCGGCCGTGGGGGAACAGCCGGCCTACGCCACTGAGATGCTGGGCCCGTGGATCATCTCCGGCATCGCGGTCGGCCTCGCCCTCCCGCAGCTCACCGCCGCCGCGACGGCGTCCCTGCCGCCGCACCAGGCGGCCACGGGCTCCGGCGTGGTCACGATGGCGCGCCAACTCGGCCTGGTGGTCGGAACCTCGATCATGGTCGGCCTGCTGGGCGACGGCGTGGCGGGACTGGGCCGCTTCCAGCACGTCTGGTACTTCCTGGCGGCCGCGTCGGCGGCTGCCGCGATCGCGGCCCTGGTCATGGACGCCGTCCGACGCACGGCGGCCCGGCCGGCGGGTGGTTCACCGGTGAGCAACGCCGCGAGTCCGATCGGCGAGGCGGCGGTGCGGTGAGGCGGGTGCGGTGAGGCGGGTGCGGTGAGCTGCGGTGCGGTGAGGCAGGGCTCGGACCCGGGGTGCGTCACTTCCGTTACGGCGCGCCGGACGCCGACGCGGCGGTAGCGGCGGCGGGTGCGGGAGCGGGAGCGGGCGCGTGGTCCGCCATGTTGAAGTACCGGACCAGGTCGGACAGCTCGAGGTGGAACGTGCCGTCGTCCTTCTTGACACCGGTGTGCGCGCCCAAGGTGAGCGGGTTCC contains:
- a CDS encoding MFS transporter, which gives rise to MQTHSQQRTRLAVAILTGSAFLASLDLFIVNVAFGEIGKDFGTSSLGSLSWILNGYAVVYAALLVPMGRLTDRYGRKAGFVAGMLVFTLASLACGLAPGLWWLVAFRIVQAAGASLMTPASLGLLLATLPAERRAAGARLWAMTGAVAAAFGPAVGGGLVQISWQTAFWINVPIGLALTFAAVRVVPDVRHNADAPRPDLLGGAVIAVAMGALVLGLVQGNDWGWGSGPVLAAWAVAVVGVAAFVWLITHHDAPVIDPALLRIPSFAWANIAQLLFNAAFGVGLLSRILWLQEHWGYSAVRTGLAVAVGPALVPVTSLAATRLLPRVAPGRLIAVGCVLFAAGGIWQAAAVGEQPAYATEMLGPWIISGIAVGLALPQLTAAATASLPPHQAATGSGVVTMARQLGLVVGTSIMVGLLGDGVAGLGRFQHVWYFLAAASAAAAIAALVMDAVRRTAARPAGGSPVSNAASPIGEAAVR